Part of the Synergistaceae bacterium genome is shown below.
CTATATTTTTGTAATAAAATTCTAAACCACTCGGGACTTATTCCCACTCTATCGTACTTACGGGTTTATCTGAGATATCCCACAGCACTCTATTGACTCCCGGTACGTTTGCAATGATTTTATCTCTCATAGTCTTAAGCAGATCCCATGGGAGTTCGGTTGCTTCTGCTGTGACTG
Proteins encoded:
- a CDS encoding glutamine-hydrolyzing GMP synthase subunit GuaA; protein product: VTAEATELPWDLLKTMRDKIIANVPGVNRVLWDISDKPVSTIEWE